A window from Plodia interpunctella isolate USDA-ARS_2022_Savannah chromosome 2, ilPloInte3.2, whole genome shotgun sequence encodes these proteins:
- the LOC128675382 gene encoding calponin homology domain-containing protein DDB_G0272472-like isoform X1, translating to MWSGGGMKIDLCPCCKVVSENYSGFQKVLDVRDAGFVLYRHTTLVEDIDKSTGTTQIATTTTDDVFILENTKDVPLKNVDITTELDRNQISCPRCVNIVKHAQKLLQNQELGANDLIGVCEHCRQKNQAEKPCLKCKEAVEIFQSNKAAKKTSSRAQKVKTWLSKIENLIRKALVEDKKQAMKIKRRYSDIDINLILKKMSKTDREPEVAELFLHDIDSSMLGPLSDRSHYHGVKKTKDVMFDEIEKIYEDRRHPGTPYGEESRLFNQSITTLTEDEFERRYKKDKIEDNTVYDYMHTPRADLAEENYYGTSKEDFIQAVSKQYEHDKQFISKSDTFQDGKKYVTGEGKHYESDRMKSLIQKRNFDYEDNIPTISTRYESGGINKDLLDNDIIHIKSKEYVPDQRKDYPAASTKYYDSNKNKVLTNTDSDIDSSLRRDHYDRDRKKDRRTPDTVSDHRKERESDDMTSKYYHSDEKKYLPKSDSVSDHKKRVESSKYYDRDKKGEVVQTTSKYYDSDRGKDLVSDHRMRGSVTTDSKYHDGDKNRDVLKADTVSDDRKPDIKYYGSDKKRDILKSDTVSDDRTKRDIAPTGSKYDDIDRNKDSRGRKESDVTEGKYYDSGKPRDILKSETVSDDKKKREAVPGSKYDDSGRRRDTSRADSVPGERRGEFVVADSKYDSERKRDILKADTVSDERKIRGALPTGSKYDDSERRRDTSRADSVPHDRRKESVVADSKYYGKDKKRDALQTDAVSDDRKKKEAIKYDYSDRKKESFEADGVADDRRRKEYALTSSKRKDMDEDLPPYIDHSGRRKEYTSADDENYETGKKKEIISKAGTRHEEEKEELAKKNKAMYTTQKARDFEDVTRHAPAPKQYEGERGQGFISRIGKKFEEKYKLDFGDIEQVSGFKDIKRLTEVFIPLAVRRYTQDVSAILQPIGGLRDKRSIKSTITKIAHGPPSRMKKYHSDESLFSGISKMTDMEGPTSGFDYFFPHGAREVKKKIRRTKSVSSSELIKDTLDKLEEEKKKREEAERIKEEHRKQLEAERKERELAKRIERDLEKQLKLREKEIEQELKMQAAKGKISENEVDVKDTVQELDRKIETAKVDDVGKTKKPKSNQDLVRGKDATVREGKGKVKEEKVGVKEDKEGIKEEKEGVQEEKKGVKEDKGKGKEDKGRVKEDKGRVKEEKGQVEDERGKAKDETGKIKEETGKNKEEKGKLKEETGKVKDEMRKDTETTEKKTKGETLKEKEDKQNKIIEEKAKSDKTAKEIGDKSNEKKTKDSTLDKDKLKPENAVKSDERERLMKELKQQKEEERKKEKIGTKDTESTNQPKAGKEKKKEVADQEVSGKKGKDKKEEIVKSENVSDQLTKQKHTVPPDKKKALDVPMTGIKMPKRLSIYDLVVPKDRPKERKKEIPSDPLPMFEVRKRPVMPPASSISNLSDLELDLESLLNKQQEEINMKKNEKDIVIGEKIHKFISHGGKTKEENIKDLCREKVRKIREKTLRNEQEKKEKKIVESRPIDYDEDFGLDTEIAPTPQPRPAPKPESKPEKLRSGKVDRDLAMFDPDYGKGVVRYALSDRSFIEKGWTMLPTEKVVRKMNVYRMRPSHPEFDWFERNKKKGVLEYDSGEKLAQFDDNGRGRLYYKSGNLALDYYNAEEVNAQQRFVVYSSGEPDERGRTQPRTVLATFDYLGNGIVFDHAGKIRLKYNQTEGIILDRSLGPVSHWKWHTLNDPPVLQQVMIDTQMAHKDPQICKLGGPGEDKPRPDDEQMLAIEFDNFIKEKSAKLSQTFKPFQIKMKALKINEYFSLRVLDQATVYLIYRDGPKFVKLNIGMILDHKEIVDTDTAEVGEVSNNVERLPARTDSLAELQRNVAHAQKIERSRSERDRRIRRPQPKSSVDQLEAAASRPLRPPLRTVESTSTISPNKVYCKCRKPTSCNIYYDTSLI from the exons ATGTGGTCAGGAGGCGG AATGAAAATTGACCTCTGTCCATGTTGTAAAGTTGTTAGCGAGAATTACTCGGGATTCCAGAAAGTTTTGGATGTTCGAGATGCTGGCTTTGTTCTTTACCGACACACTACGTTAGTGGAGGAT ATTGACAAAAGCACTGGTACCACCCAAATTGCTACAACTACCACAGACGACGTATTTATTCTGGAAAACACAAAGGACGTTCCATTAAAAAATGTGGACATCACTACAGAGCTtg atCGCAATCAAATAAGCTGTCCGCGATGtgtaaatatagtaaaacatGCACAAAAGTTACTCCAAAATCAGGAATTGGGTGCAAATGACCTAATCGGAGTGTGTGAACATTGCCGTCAGAAAAATCAAGCCGAAAAGCCATGCTTGAAATGTAAAGAAGCTGTAGAAATATTTCAATCGAATAAAGCTGCAAAAAAAACAAGCTCGCGCGCTCAGAAGGTTAAGACATGGTTGTCCAAAATAGAAAATCTGATACGAAAAGCCCTTGTTGAAGATAAAAAGCAGGCTATGAAAATCAAACGCAGATATTCggatattgatattaatttgatactgaaaaaaatgtcaaaaacggATCGTGAACCTGAAGTTGCAGAGCTTTTCCTACACGATATTGATTCGTCTATGTTAGGACCTCTCAGTGATAGATCACATTATCATGGAGTAAAAAAAACCAAAGACGTAATGTTTGATGAAATAGAGAAGATATATGAAGATAGACGACATCCCGGTACACCCTATGGAGAAGAAAGTCGACTCTTTAATCAATCCATTACAACACTTACAGAAGATGAGTTTGAAAGGAgatataaaaaagacaaaatagaAGATAATACAGTGTATGACTACATGCACACACCTAGAGCTGATTTAGCAGAAGAGAATTATTATGGCACAAGCAAggaagattttattcaagcggTTAGTAAGCAATACGAACATGACAAACAATTCATTTCAAAAAGTGACACTTTTCAAGACGGAAAAAAGTATGTTACTGGAGAAGGTAAACACTACGAAAGTGACAGAATGAAAAGCCTCATACAAAAACGTAACTTTGATTATGAAGATAATATTCCAACAATTAGTACACGTTACGAAAGTGGTGGCATAAATAAAGACTTACTagataatgatattatacacataaaaagtaaagaatATGTTCCAGATCAAAGAAAAGACTATCCAGCAGCATctactaaatattatgatagtaataaaaataaagtattaactAATACTGACTCAGATATTGATAGTAGCCTAAGGAGAGACCATTATGACAGAGATAGAAAAAAAGACAGGCGAACACCTGATACAGTCTCCGATCATAGAAAAGAGAGGGAGTCTGATGACATGACtagtaaatattatcatagtgatgaaaaaaaatatttaccaaaatcaGATTCAGTTTCCGATCATAAAAAAAGGGTCGAATCTAGTAAATACTATGATCGCGACAAAAAGGGAGAGGTTGTTCAAACGacaagtaaatattatgatagtgATAGAGGGAAAGATTTAGTCTCCGACCACAGAATGAGGGGGTCGGTCACAACGGATAGTAAATACCACGACGGTGATAAAAATAGAGATGTACTGAAAGCTGATACAGTTTCCGATGACAGAAAACCGGATATTAAATACTACGGTAGTGACAAAAAGAGAGACATACTGAAATCTGATACAGTTTCTGATGATAGGACAAAGAGAGATATTGCTCCAACGGGTAGTAAATATGATGATATTGACAGAAATAAAGATTCGCGAGGAAGGAAGGAGTCTGATGTAACTGAAGGTAAATACTACGATAGTGGTAAACCGAGAGACATACTGAAATCTGAAACAGTTTctgatgataaaaaaaagagagagGCTGTTCCCGGTAGTAAATATGATGATAGTGGTAGAAGGAGAGATACATCGAGAGCTGATTCAGTTCCTGGTGAAAGAAGGGGGGAATTTGTTGTAGCGGATAGTAAATATGATAGCGAAAGAAAGAGAGACATATTGAAAGCTGATACAGTttctgatgaaaggaaaataagaGGAGCTTTACCAACTGGTAGTAAATATGATGATAGTGAAAGAAGGAGAGATACATCTAGAGCTGATTCAGTTCCTCATGACAGAAGGAAGGAATCGGTTGTGGCAGATAGTAAATATTATGGAAAGGACAAAAAAAGGGATGCATTGCAAACAGATGCAGTTTCTGACgatagaaaaaagaaagaggCTATTAAGTATGATTATAGTGACAGAAAGAAAGAGTCGTTTGAAGCCGATGGCGTCGCTGATGatagaagaagaaaagaatATGCACTGACTTCTAGTAAACGCAAAGATATGGACGAAGATTTACCTCCATATATTGATCATTCTGGTAGAAGAAAAGAATACACGTCAGCAGATGATGAAAACTACGAAacaggtaaaaaaaaagagattATATCGAAAGCTGGTACACGCCATGAAGAAGAAAAGGAAGAGTTAGCAAAAAAGAATAAAGCAATGTACACAACACAAAAGGCACGTGATTTCGAAGACGTCACTAGACATGCTCCGGCTCCTAAACAGTATGAAGGAGAAAGAGGGCAAGGTTTCATTTCAAGAATAGGGAAAAAATTCGAAGAAAAATACAAGCTGGACTTTGGTGATATAGAACAAGTTTCCGGATTCAAAGATATAAAAAGGTTGACAGAAGTTTTTATTCCATTAGCTGTAAGACGTTACACACAAGATGTATCTGCTATATTACAACCAATAGGAGGATTGCGTGACAAAAGAAGTATAAAATcgacaataacaaaaattgctCATGGACCCCCGTCACGTATGAAAAAGTATCATTCAGACGAATCACTATTCAGTGGTATAAGTAAGATGACAGATATGGAAGGGCCAACGAGTGGTTTTGACTACTTTTTTCCTCACGGTGCCAGAgaagttaaaaagaaaattagaaGAACCAAAAGTGTAAGTTCGTCAGAACTGATTAAGGATACCTTGGATAAATTAGAAGAAGAGAAAAAGAAGCGTGAAGAAGCTGAAAGAATTAAAGAAGAGCACAGGAAACAGCTTGAAGCCGAAAGGAAAGAGAGGGAACTCGCTAAAAGAATTGAAAGAGACCtggaaaaacaattaaaattaagagaaAAAG AAATTGAACAGGAATTAAAAATGCAGGCTGCTAAGggaaaaatatctgaaaatgaAGTGGACGTTAAAGATACAGTGCAAGAACTAGATAGAAAAATTGAAACAGCTAAAGTTGATGACGTTGGCAAGACGAAAAAACCTAAATCTAATCAAGATTTAGTTCGTGGTAAAGATGCCACAGTCAGAGAAGGAAAAGGAAAAGTTAAAGAAGAGAAGGTAGGAGTTAAAGAAGACAAGGAAGGAATTAAAGAAGAGAAGGAAGGCGTTCAAGAAGAGAAGAAAGGAGTTAAAGAAGATAAGGGAAAAGGTAAAGAAGATAAGGGAAGAGTTAAAGAAGATAAGGGTAGAGTTAAAGAAGAGAAGGGACAAGTTGAGGATGAAAGAGGAAAGGCTAAAGACGAAACAGGGAAAATTAAAGAAGAAActggaaaaaataaagaagagaAAGGAAAACTTAAAGAAGAAACAGGCAAAGTTAAAGATGAAATGAGAAAAGATACAGAAACTacagaaaagaaaactaaaggAGAAACACTCAAAGAAAAGgaagataaacaaaataaaataatagaagaaAAAGCTAAAAGTGATAAAACTGCAAAAGAAATCGGAGataaaagtaatgaaaaaaagacaaaagacTCTACTCTTGATAAAGATAAGCTCAAGCCTGAAAATGCTGTGAAatcagatgaaagagaaagATTGATGAAAGAATTAAAGCAACAGAAAGAAGAAGaacgaaagaaagaaaaaataggtactaaaGACACAGAAAGCACCAATCAACCGAAAgctggaaaagaaaaaaagaaagaagtcGCAGATCAAGAAGTATCAggaaaaaaaggaaaagatAAAAAGGAAGAAATAGTTAAATCCGAAAACGTTTCAGATCaacttacaaaacaaaaacatactgTACCACcggataaaaaaaaagcactTGATGTACCTATGACTGGAATCAAAATGCCAAAAAGGCTATCTATTTATGATTTAGTTGTACCAAAAGATAGACCaaaggaaagaaaaaaagaaattccaTCAGATCCCTTACCGATGTTTGAAGTTAGAAAACGACCAGTTATGCCACCCGCGTCTAGTATTAGTAATTTGTCTGATTTGGAACTCGACCTGgaaagtttattgaataaacaacaggaagaaattaatatgaagaaaaatGAGAAGGACATAGTTATTGGCGagaaaattcataaatttatctCACACGGGggaaaaacaaaagaagaaaatattaaagactTGTGTCGAGAGAAAGTGAGAAAAATTCGAGAAAAGACACTCAGAAATGAGcaagaaaagaaagagaaaaaaattgttgagtCGCGACCAATTGACTATGATGAAGACTTTGGTCTTGATACTGAAATTGCGCCTACACCTCAGCCAAGGCCAGCACCAAAGCCGGAATCGAAGCCTGAAAAACTCAGATCAGGAAAAGTAGACAGAGATCTCGCAATG tttgATCCGGATTATGGGAAAGGTGTTGTACGATATGCTTTATCTGATCGCTCGTTTATAGAAAAGGGTTGGACCATGCTACCGACAGAGAAAGTTGTGCGGAAG ATGAATGTGTATCGTATGAGGCCATCCCATCCGGAATTCGACTGGTTTGAGCGCAATAAAAAGAAAGGCGTGCTGGAATACGACAGTGGTGAAAAACTTGCTCAGTTCGACGACAACGGACGAGGCCGCTTGTATTACAAGAGTGGGAATCTGGCGCTTGATTATTACAATGCTGAAG AGGTGAACGCTCAACAGCGGTTTGTGGTCTACAGCAGTGGCGAGCCAGACGAGCGCGGCCGGACTCAGCCGCGGACCGTGCTGGCTACCTTCGACTATCTTGGCAATGGCATAGTGTTTGATCATGCTGGCAAAATAAG ACTCAAGTACAATCAAACTGAAGGTATAATATTGGATCGCAGCTTGGGACCAGTTTCCCACTGGAAGTGGCACACTCTGAACGATCCTCCAGTTCTGCAACAGGTCATGATAGACACTCAGATGGCACATAAGGACCCCCAGATTTGCAAACTTGGAGGGCCTGGTGAAGACAAACCACGCCCCGATGACGAGCAAATGCTAGCCATTGAGTTCGATAACTTCATCAAGGAAAAGAGCGCCAAACTAAGTCAGACATTTAAACCTTTTCAAATCAAGATGAaagcattaaaaattaatgagtACTTTTCTTTACGGGTGTTAGACCAGGCTACAGTCTATTTGATATACAGGGACGGCccaaaatttgtgaaattgAACATTGGTATGATATTAGATCATAAAGAAATAGTTGACACAGACACAGCGGAAGTAGGTGAAGTTTCTAATAATGTGGAACGTCTACCAGCTCGCACCGACAGTCTGGCTGAACTGCAACGCAACGTAGCTCATGCACAAAAAATAGAGAGATCTAGGTCAGAAAGGGATCGACGCATACGCAGGCCCCAGCCGAAGTCCAGCGTGGACCAGCTGGAGGCAGCAGCCTCCCGTCCTCTCAGGCCTCCGCTCCGGACGGTGGAGTCCACGTCGACCATATCACCTAACAAAGTGTACTGCAAATGCAGAAAACCAACCAGctgcaatatttattacgaTACCAgtcttatataa
- the LOC128675382 gene encoding calponin homology domain-containing protein DDB_G0272472-like isoform X2, producing MWSGGGMKIDLCPCCKVVSENYSGFQKVLDVRDAGFVLYRHTTLVEDIDKSTGTTQIATTTTDDVFILENTKDVPLKNVDITTELDRNQISCPRCVNIVKHAQKLLQNQELGANDLIGVCEHCRQKNQAEKPCLKCKEAVEIFQSNKAAKKTSSRAQKVKTWLSKIENLIRKALVEDKKQAMKIKRRYSDIDINLILKKMSKTDREPEVAELFLHDIDSSMLGPLSDRSHYHGVKKTKDVMFDEIEKIYEDRRHPGTPYGEESRLFNQSITTLTEDEFERRYKKDKIEDNTVYDYMHTPRADLAEENYYGTSKEDFIQAVSKQYEHDKQFISKSDTFQDGKKYVTGEGKHYESDRMKSLIQKRNFDYEDNIPTISTRYESGGINKDLLDNDIIHIKSKEYVPDQRKDYPAASTKYYDSNKNKVLTNTDSDIDSSLRRDHYDRDRKKDRRTPDTVSDHRKERESDDMTSKYYHSDEKKYLPKSDSVSDHKKRVESSKYYDRDKKGEVVQTTSKYYDSDRGKDLVSDHRMRGSVTTDSKYHDGDKNRDVLKADTVSDDRKPDIKYYGSDKKRDILKSDTVSDDRTKRDIAPTGSKYDDIDRNKDSRGRKESDVTEGKYYDSGKPRDILKSETVSDDKKKREAVPGSKYDDSGRRRDTSRADSVPGERRGEFVVADSKYDSERKRDILKADTVSDERKIRGALPTGSKYDDSERRRDTSRADSVPHDRRKESVVADSKYYGKDKKRDALQTDAVSDDRKKKEAIKYDYSDRKKESFEADGVADDRRRKEYALTSSKRKDMDEDLPPYIDHSGRRKEYTSADDENYETGKKKEIISKAGTRHEEEKEELAKKNKAMYTTQKARDFEDVTRHAPAPKQYEGERGQGFISRIGKKFEEKYKLDFGDIEQVSGFKDIKRLTEVFIPLAVRRYTQDVSAILQPIGGLRDKRSIKSTITKIAHGPPSRMKKYHSDESLFSGISKMTDMEGPTSGFDYFFPHGAREVKKKIRRTKSVSSSELIKDTLDKLEEEKKKREEAERIKEEHRKQLEAERKERELAKRIERDLEKQLKLREKEIEQELKMQAAKGKISENEVDVKDTVQELDRKIETAKVDDVGKTKKPKSNQDLVRGKDATVREGKGKVKEEKVGVKEDKEGIKEEKEGVQEEKKGVKEDKGKGKEDKGRVKEDKGRVKEEKGQVEDERGKAKDETGKIKEETGKNKEEKGKLKEETGKVKDEMRKDTETTEKKTKGETLKEKEDKQNKIIEEKAKSDKTAKEIGDKSNEKKTKDSTLDKDKLKPENAVKSDERERLMKELKQQKEEERKKEKIGTKDTESTNQPKAGKEKKKEVADQEVSGKKGKDKKEEIVKSENVSDQLTKQKHTVPPDKKKALDVPMTGIKMPKRLSIYDLVVPKDRPKERKKEIPSDPLPMFEVRKRPVMPPASSISNLSDLELDLESLLNKQQEEINMKKNEKDIVIGEKIHKFISHGGKTKEENIKDLCREKVRKIREKTLRNEQEKKEKKIVESRPIDYDEDFGLDTEIAPTPQPRPAPKPESKPEKLRSGKVDRDLAMFDPDYGKGVVRYALSDRSFIEKGWTMLPTEKVVRKMNVYRMRPSHPEFDWFERNKKKGVLEYDSGEKLAQFDDNGRGRLYYKSGNLALDYYNAEAVASQTSAAGLSRGPCWLPSTILAMA from the exons ATGTGGTCAGGAGGCGG AATGAAAATTGACCTCTGTCCATGTTGTAAAGTTGTTAGCGAGAATTACTCGGGATTCCAGAAAGTTTTGGATGTTCGAGATGCTGGCTTTGTTCTTTACCGACACACTACGTTAGTGGAGGAT ATTGACAAAAGCACTGGTACCACCCAAATTGCTACAACTACCACAGACGACGTATTTATTCTGGAAAACACAAAGGACGTTCCATTAAAAAATGTGGACATCACTACAGAGCTtg atCGCAATCAAATAAGCTGTCCGCGATGtgtaaatatagtaaaacatGCACAAAAGTTACTCCAAAATCAGGAATTGGGTGCAAATGACCTAATCGGAGTGTGTGAACATTGCCGTCAGAAAAATCAAGCCGAAAAGCCATGCTTGAAATGTAAAGAAGCTGTAGAAATATTTCAATCGAATAAAGCTGCAAAAAAAACAAGCTCGCGCGCTCAGAAGGTTAAGACATGGTTGTCCAAAATAGAAAATCTGATACGAAAAGCCCTTGTTGAAGATAAAAAGCAGGCTATGAAAATCAAACGCAGATATTCggatattgatattaatttgatactgaaaaaaatgtcaaaaacggATCGTGAACCTGAAGTTGCAGAGCTTTTCCTACACGATATTGATTCGTCTATGTTAGGACCTCTCAGTGATAGATCACATTATCATGGAGTAAAAAAAACCAAAGACGTAATGTTTGATGAAATAGAGAAGATATATGAAGATAGACGACATCCCGGTACACCCTATGGAGAAGAAAGTCGACTCTTTAATCAATCCATTACAACACTTACAGAAGATGAGTTTGAAAGGAgatataaaaaagacaaaatagaAGATAATACAGTGTATGACTACATGCACACACCTAGAGCTGATTTAGCAGAAGAGAATTATTATGGCACAAGCAAggaagattttattcaagcggTTAGTAAGCAATACGAACATGACAAACAATTCATTTCAAAAAGTGACACTTTTCAAGACGGAAAAAAGTATGTTACTGGAGAAGGTAAACACTACGAAAGTGACAGAATGAAAAGCCTCATACAAAAACGTAACTTTGATTATGAAGATAATATTCCAACAATTAGTACACGTTACGAAAGTGGTGGCATAAATAAAGACTTACTagataatgatattatacacataaaaagtaaagaatATGTTCCAGATCAAAGAAAAGACTATCCAGCAGCATctactaaatattatgatagtaataaaaataaagtattaactAATACTGACTCAGATATTGATAGTAGCCTAAGGAGAGACCATTATGACAGAGATAGAAAAAAAGACAGGCGAACACCTGATACAGTCTCCGATCATAGAAAAGAGAGGGAGTCTGATGACATGACtagtaaatattatcatagtgatgaaaaaaaatatttaccaaaatcaGATTCAGTTTCCGATCATAAAAAAAGGGTCGAATCTAGTAAATACTATGATCGCGACAAAAAGGGAGAGGTTGTTCAAACGacaagtaaatattatgatagtgATAGAGGGAAAGATTTAGTCTCCGACCACAGAATGAGGGGGTCGGTCACAACGGATAGTAAATACCACGACGGTGATAAAAATAGAGATGTACTGAAAGCTGATACAGTTTCCGATGACAGAAAACCGGATATTAAATACTACGGTAGTGACAAAAAGAGAGACATACTGAAATCTGATACAGTTTCTGATGATAGGACAAAGAGAGATATTGCTCCAACGGGTAGTAAATATGATGATATTGACAGAAATAAAGATTCGCGAGGAAGGAAGGAGTCTGATGTAACTGAAGGTAAATACTACGATAGTGGTAAACCGAGAGACATACTGAAATCTGAAACAGTTTctgatgataaaaaaaagagagagGCTGTTCCCGGTAGTAAATATGATGATAGTGGTAGAAGGAGAGATACATCGAGAGCTGATTCAGTTCCTGGTGAAAGAAGGGGGGAATTTGTTGTAGCGGATAGTAAATATGATAGCGAAAGAAAGAGAGACATATTGAAAGCTGATACAGTttctgatgaaaggaaaataagaGGAGCTTTACCAACTGGTAGTAAATATGATGATAGTGAAAGAAGGAGAGATACATCTAGAGCTGATTCAGTTCCTCATGACAGAAGGAAGGAATCGGTTGTGGCAGATAGTAAATATTATGGAAAGGACAAAAAAAGGGATGCATTGCAAACAGATGCAGTTTCTGACgatagaaaaaagaaagaggCTATTAAGTATGATTATAGTGACAGAAAGAAAGAGTCGTTTGAAGCCGATGGCGTCGCTGATGatagaagaagaaaagaatATGCACTGACTTCTAGTAAACGCAAAGATATGGACGAAGATTTACCTCCATATATTGATCATTCTGGTAGAAGAAAAGAATACACGTCAGCAGATGATGAAAACTACGAAacaggtaaaaaaaaagagattATATCGAAAGCTGGTACACGCCATGAAGAAGAAAAGGAAGAGTTAGCAAAAAAGAATAAAGCAATGTACACAACACAAAAGGCACGTGATTTCGAAGACGTCACTAGACATGCTCCGGCTCCTAAACAGTATGAAGGAGAAAGAGGGCAAGGTTTCATTTCAAGAATAGGGAAAAAATTCGAAGAAAAATACAAGCTGGACTTTGGTGATATAGAACAAGTTTCCGGATTCAAAGATATAAAAAGGTTGACAGAAGTTTTTATTCCATTAGCTGTAAGACGTTACACACAAGATGTATCTGCTATATTACAACCAATAGGAGGATTGCGTGACAAAAGAAGTATAAAATcgacaataacaaaaattgctCATGGACCCCCGTCACGTATGAAAAAGTATCATTCAGACGAATCACTATTCAGTGGTATAAGTAAGATGACAGATATGGAAGGGCCAACGAGTGGTTTTGACTACTTTTTTCCTCACGGTGCCAGAgaagttaaaaagaaaattagaaGAACCAAAAGTGTAAGTTCGTCAGAACTGATTAAGGATACCTTGGATAAATTAGAAGAAGAGAAAAAGAAGCGTGAAGAAGCTGAAAGAATTAAAGAAGAGCACAGGAAACAGCTTGAAGCCGAAAGGAAAGAGAGGGAACTCGCTAAAAGAATTGAAAGAGACCtggaaaaacaattaaaattaagagaaAAAG AAATTGAACAGGAATTAAAAATGCAGGCTGCTAAGggaaaaatatctgaaaatgaAGTGGACGTTAAAGATACAGTGCAAGAACTAGATAGAAAAATTGAAACAGCTAAAGTTGATGACGTTGGCAAGACGAAAAAACCTAAATCTAATCAAGATTTAGTTCGTGGTAAAGATGCCACAGTCAGAGAAGGAAAAGGAAAAGTTAAAGAAGAGAAGGTAGGAGTTAAAGAAGACAAGGAAGGAATTAAAGAAGAGAAGGAAGGCGTTCAAGAAGAGAAGAAAGGAGTTAAAGAAGATAAGGGAAAAGGTAAAGAAGATAAGGGAAGAGTTAAAGAAGATAAGGGTAGAGTTAAAGAAGAGAAGGGACAAGTTGAGGATGAAAGAGGAAAGGCTAAAGACGAAACAGGGAAAATTAAAGAAGAAActggaaaaaataaagaagagaAAGGAAAACTTAAAGAAGAAACAGGCAAAGTTAAAGATGAAATGAGAAAAGATACAGAAACTacagaaaagaaaactaaaggAGAAACACTCAAAGAAAAGgaagataaacaaaataaaataatagaagaaAAAGCTAAAAGTGATAAAACTGCAAAAGAAATCGGAGataaaagtaatgaaaaaaagacaaaagacTCTACTCTTGATAAAGATAAGCTCAAGCCTGAAAATGCTGTGAAatcagatgaaagagaaagATTGATGAAAGAATTAAAGCAACAGAAAGAAGAAGaacgaaagaaagaaaaaataggtactaaaGACACAGAAAGCACCAATCAACCGAAAgctggaaaagaaaaaaagaaagaagtcGCAGATCAAGAAGTATCAggaaaaaaaggaaaagatAAAAAGGAAGAAATAGTTAAATCCGAAAACGTTTCAGATCaacttacaaaacaaaaacatactgTACCACcggataaaaaaaaagcactTGATGTACCTATGACTGGAATCAAAATGCCAAAAAGGCTATCTATTTATGATTTAGTTGTACCAAAAGATAGACCaaaggaaagaaaaaaagaaattccaTCAGATCCCTTACCGATGTTTGAAGTTAGAAAACGACCAGTTATGCCACCCGCGTCTAGTATTAGTAATTTGTCTGATTTGGAACTCGACCTGgaaagtttattgaataaacaacaggaagaaattaatatgaagaaaaatGAGAAGGACATAGTTATTGGCGagaaaattcataaatttatctCACACGGGggaaaaacaaaagaagaaaatattaaagactTGTGTCGAGAGAAAGTGAGAAAAATTCGAGAAAAGACACTCAGAAATGAGcaagaaaagaaagagaaaaaaattgttgagtCGCGACCAATTGACTATGATGAAGACTTTGGTCTTGATACTGAAATTGCGCCTACACCTCAGCCAAGGCCAGCACCAAAGCCGGAATCGAAGCCTGAAAAACTCAGATCAGGAAAAGTAGACAGAGATCTCGCAATG tttgATCCGGATTATGGGAAAGGTGTTGTACGATATGCTTTATCTGATCGCTCGTTTATAGAAAAGGGTTGGACCATGCTACCGACAGAGAAAGTTGTGCGGAAG ATGAATGTGTATCGTATGAGGCCATCCCATCCGGAATTCGACTGGTTTGAGCGCAATAAAAAGAAAGGCGTGCTGGAATACGACAGTGGTGAAAAACTTGCTCAGTTCGACGACAACGGACGAGGCCGCTTGTATTACAAGAGTGGGAATCTGGCGCTTGATTATTACAATGCTGAAG CAGTGGCGAGCCAGACGAGCGCGGCCGGACTCAGCCGCGGACCGTGCTGGCTACCTTCGACTATCTTGGCAATGGCATAG